A region of the Culex quinquefasciatus strain JHB chromosome 1, VPISU_Cqui_1.0_pri_paternal, whole genome shotgun sequence genome:
TGTTCGGTATTCTTAAAAAAACGTGTACCTCAGTGCTATGGTTGGTGTCTTGGATAACAAGGTTTGGCTACACCctaaccaaaaatcatgattgtctgagttcaatatcccacttttcatacgatttctTGAGTTCAGGTCTAGAACCATAACAATGGTTATATGAgttaaactgaaaaattcgtatgaaaaagtgaGTTGTTGGACTCAGCAAATCATGACTTTTCGTTAGGGTGTAGAGACTGTTTGCCATCACATAAACAGTTTGCTGCCACTTTATTTTGAGGTGcctgttttcttaaatttagtgTTCAAAATGTCCCGCTACGGCTTGAGCGCTGAGGACGACCGCTTCCTGACCGAGATGGACCAGTCGGAGGAGGTCGGCACCGACGCCGCACcccaggaggaggaggacaatCAGTCGTACGGCGATGAGATCCAGATGACTTCCAAGCAGGTTCTGGACGCACTTCAGCACGCCTGGATGAACGAAAAGTTAGCCGTGCAAATCTTGCCGTACGAGGAACCGATCGTGGACATGGTGCTGAGTCAGTTGGTTTAAATAGAGGAAAATCTGGCAAGTACGAATAAGAACGAAATGCTGTACATTGCGCACCGGATGGAGGTGGAGCGGATACGGTACGGAGAAGCGGCTGTCGGCGGGGGAGCTTCAGTTTGCGACGGATTTCTACAAGAGTCAGATGGCGGTGCGGCACATGCCGCGAAGCTTCCAGGACGATGAGACCTTCCGCAAGGTGGTGCCAAACCTTGACAGCCACGTGTTTGTGCGGGCGAAGGAGAACGAAGCGAAGTTTTCGATTAGTGCGGACCATGAGACGATTAATGTGGCGGCGGGGTCGGTGCACATGTTCAAATATAGGGACGTGGAACCGCTCGTGTTGGAGGGGATTGTGGAGTTGATTTAGGGTGTTTTAAAtagaggtttaaaaaaatacggtccGGTAACTGTTGCTTCCGGAACCACAAATGCAACATCCGCTAGATGAAGCAGGAGGCTAAAGTGTAATCCTGAAAGCGCGTCGTTCTGCGGATGGCCCTGAAGTCGGATCTGCTGCTGATGACCGGTCCTTTTGCCCTGAACAGCTGTCTGGTTCGTCGTGTCTCGCAGAACTACGTCATTGCGACCAAGACTCGCGTCGATCTGCGCAAAGTCAATATCCCGAAGCACATCATCGACGGCCACTTTCGTCGGGCATGCAAGAAAACCAGCCACATTGAGAAGGACATCTTCAAAAGGAACGTGCCGTCGGAGCAGCGCAAGGCCGACCAGAAGAACGTCGACGAGGAGGTCCTGAAGGCCATCAAGGTACACCCAGATGCTAGAGGGATCCGCCGGTACCTCAGACGATGTTTTCCCTGTCATCGTAAGTATATTCTCTAAATGTTAAGCCTTCAAAGGATTATGCTAAAGAGTTTAATCTTTTCTTTTAGGTCATGTGCAGCCCCAGTCTGAGAATTTCGCGGGTCAACGGAGACTCTGCAGCACAAACAACCCAAATGCATCATTGGGTAAGTACATTCCGTATTGCAAAAATCACCAGATGAGATTTAATTTCCACTACAAAAATTGCTTTTGTGAATTCAATTTTGCCCCGTTGTATCTAGATTTCGATTCtattttcaaacactttttgTATTGATAGTTGAGAGTTATACTTTTG
Encoded here:
- the LOC6032334 gene encoding uncharacterized protein LOC6032334 encodes the protein MALKSDLLLMTGPFALNSCLVRRVSQNYVIATKTRVDLRKVNIPKHIIDGHFRRACKKTSHIEKDIFKRNVPSEQRKADQKNVDEEVLKAIKVHPDARGIRRYLRRCFPCHRHVQPQSENFAGQRRLCSTNNPNASLGKYIPYCKNHQMRFNFHYKNCFCEFNFAPLFQLLTTSIMICPKHSLEQCSINGNGAIRAESHLHLHLRVQVLARAHDSPASGPGRGIPAATQAKGHLREVINNEELPRRIYQKDENYYFLTVDSEQTIDAGPKGNLARFINYSSPTARRCCGRSAEANP